One part of the Aquipuribacter hungaricus genome encodes these proteins:
- a CDS encoding O-acetylhomoserine aminocarboxypropyltransferase/cysteine synthase family protein: MTDRQFGFRTRALHAGAGPDPTTGARAVPIYQSTSFVFEDTQDAANLFALQKYGVIYSRIGNPTVAALEERLASLEGGLGAVATSSGQAAEFVVFAALAGAGDHIVAGASLYGGTITQLDVTMRRFGVDTTFVRGNDPADFAAAITERTRFVFTEVVSNPGGEVADIAGLAEVAHAAGIPLVVDATTATPYLCRPIEHGADIVIHSTTKFIGGHGSTIGGVVVDAGTFPWDNGKFPAMTEPVASYGGLQWWGNFAEYGFLTKLRSEQLRDIGATLSAHSAFLLIQGVETLPQRMREHAANARTVATWLDEDPRVSWVRYAGLPGHPDHERAQRYLPEGPGAVFAFGVAGGREAGERFINSVELCSHLANIGDARTLVLHPASTTHQQLSEEQLRLGGVDPDLVRISVGLEDVDDVLWDLDQALERATGRTRDGRADSGTDGRTAGQTDERDEAVA; the protein is encoded by the coding sequence ATGACCGACCGCCAGTTCGGGTTCCGCACCAGGGCGCTGCACGCGGGGGCCGGCCCCGACCCCACGACGGGTGCGCGGGCGGTGCCGATCTACCAGTCGACGAGCTTCGTCTTCGAGGACACCCAGGACGCCGCCAACCTCTTCGCGCTGCAGAAGTACGGCGTCATCTACTCCCGGATCGGCAACCCCACCGTGGCAGCCCTGGAGGAGCGCCTGGCCAGCCTCGAGGGCGGGCTCGGTGCGGTGGCCACGAGCAGCGGGCAGGCGGCCGAGTTCGTCGTGTTCGCCGCGCTGGCCGGCGCCGGGGACCACATCGTGGCGGGCGCGAGCCTGTACGGCGGGACGATCACCCAGCTCGACGTCACCATGCGGCGCTTCGGCGTGGACACGACGTTCGTCCGGGGCAACGACCCGGCGGACTTCGCGGCCGCCATCACCGAGCGGACCCGCTTCGTCTTCACCGAGGTCGTGAGCAACCCCGGTGGCGAGGTCGCCGACATCGCCGGGCTGGCGGAGGTCGCCCACGCCGCCGGGATCCCGCTCGTCGTCGACGCCACCACGGCCACGCCGTACCTGTGCCGCCCGATCGAGCACGGCGCCGACATCGTCATCCACTCCACGACGAAGTTCATCGGCGGGCACGGCTCGACGATCGGCGGCGTCGTCGTCGACGCCGGCACGTTCCCGTGGGACAACGGCAAGTTCCCCGCGATGACCGAGCCGGTCGCCTCGTACGGCGGCCTGCAGTGGTGGGGCAACTTCGCCGAGTACGGCTTCCTCACCAAGCTGCGCAGCGAGCAGCTGCGCGACATCGGGGCGACCCTCAGCGCGCACTCCGCCTTCCTGCTCATCCAGGGCGTCGAGACGCTGCCCCAGCGGATGCGCGAGCACGCGGCCAACGCCCGGACCGTCGCCACCTGGCTGGACGAGGACCCCCGGGTGTCGTGGGTGCGCTACGCCGGGCTGCCCGGCCACCCCGACCACGAGCGGGCCCAGCGGTACCTGCCCGAGGGCCCCGGCGCCGTCTTCGCCTTCGGGGTCGCCGGCGGCCGCGAGGCGGGGGAGAGGTTCATCAACTCCGTGGAGCTGTGCAGCCACCTGGCCAACATCGGCGACGCGCGCACCCTGGTGCTGCACCCGGCCTCGACCACGCACCAGCAGCTGAGCGAGGAGCAGCTCCGGCTCGGCGGCGTCGACCCGGACCTGGTCCGGATCAGCGTCGGGCTCGAGGACGTCGACGACGTGCTGTGGGACCTGGACCAGGCGCTCGAGCGCGCCACCGGCAGGACGCGGGACGGGCGGGCCGACAGCGGCACCGACGGCCGCACCGCCGGGCAGACGGACGAGCGGGACGAGGCCGTGGCATGA